A region of the Callithrix jacchus isolate 240 chromosome 10, calJac240_pri, whole genome shotgun sequence genome:
AGAAGAAGGGGTAAAGTCTGTGAGTGATGTTTACTCTTCTCCTTACTGTCTGTGGTGACTTTTATGATTTAAATTGTGTCTCACAAATTCTATGATATAAAGTTAGCAATACTTAATAGTATAATATAAACGTGCTTTATGTTACATGAttagagaatgagagagaacagactgtgtgtgtgtgtgtgtgtgtgtgtgtgtgtgtgtgtatagtttcTATAAATGGTTAGGCGGTCATAGCTGGTATTTATAACTACCTCCTTCTATTACCCATTCTGTAGTCCTtgtgccttcagcaagcaccttaGCTGGCCATGGTTCTTTATCTGGTACAGTGAtacaaaccttcattcctgaaaagCCTGGACAATTAGTGGTCCTGCCTGGATTGAGTTGTAGTTTTTTTAATTGACCTTAATCATAGGTCATGGTAATATTAAGAGATGCATGAAGAGATCTCCTATATTCCAAACTTACTCTTCCTCATCTCCATTGTGAAGTAGTGATCTAATTTCCCCATAGTCATCAGAAACAATCACGACATCCAGCACAGTAACCTCATTCAGTTATCTGAAGAGGATGGAAGGGCTTTGCTTCAAAATTCAGCAATAAATCTATAGAAGCCTACTTTGCCAGAGGCTCTACATAGCATCCCTATCTGCCATTGACACTTCAAGCACAATTGGAATCTGTTGGATGGTATGGTCCAAGCAGAAGACATCTTACACCGAAGCTTAGGCCTGTTGTGAAGGCTTTTCTTCTGGTCCTACTCAAAAATAGCAGCTTTGTAAGTCACTTAGATTCTgtgcttcttttttattgtggaaGCCAGCTGTGACAACTTATCCTCATGCTGGCAGAGATTCTCAATATTCCCCACACCACTTGATCCCTAGAAATTTCACTGAGGTATAAGACCCTgagtttttgtcagatttatttccCATACTCTGGCATGTAAATATCTTATGAATAAATCTAGAGTAGTTACTATGTCTTATTTGCTAGGTCCAATCAGCACAATGTCATCAgtgtaatggaccagtgtgatatcttgtgGAAGGAAAGGGCAATTAAGATCCCCATTAACTAAATTATGACATAGAGCTAGAAAGCTGATATACCCCTGAGGTATGACAGTGAATGTATATTGTTGGCCTTGTCATGTGAAAGCAAGCTATTCCTGGTGGTCTTTACTAATAGCTATCCAGGAAAAGAATTTATCAGATCAGTAACATACTAGGTACCAGAGGATGTGtcaatttgctcaagcaatgaaaccatgTTTGGTAAAGCAGCTGCAATGGGAGTGCCACTGCAGTTGGTAATCCACTGTCATCTTTCAAGTTTCATCTGTCTTCTGCGCATGCCAAATATATTAGTGGAATAGGAATGTGGTGGGAATCAGCATGCCTGCATCTTTCAAGTTACGGATGGTTTCATTAATCTCTATAACCCCTCCAATAAATGTGTTGGGGGTCATCAACCCTGCATCTTTTAAGTTACTGATGGATTTATTAATTTCTGGAGTTCCATCAGGAATGTGGTGTTGCTTTTGCTTTACTATTTTACTAGGCAAAGCCAGTACTAGAGCTTCCACTTGGTATTACTCACCATAATGGTCCTTACTCCACAGGGTAAGAAAATAATATGGAGATTCTACCACCTGCTGagtatatttatttcaattatgcCTTATGAAATTGGGAGGATAACCACAGGATGGGTTCGGGAGACCACTGCATCCATTGTGAGATTAACCAGATATAAAACTATGAATCATCAGACCTCCATAAGCACTTACCTGAGTGGTGAGCCACAGTGATGTTTTGGGTCTCCTGGAATTAGTATCAATTCAGAGTTGGTGTCTAGTAGTCTCTGAGATGTCCAGTTATTTCCTTTTCCCCAATGCTCAGTACCTTGGAAAAAATATGCAGGTCCCTTTGAGGAAGGCTGTGAGCAAGATTAACAGTACAAATTATTGGTAAGGCACCAGGTCCTTCTTCAAGGAGACCTGGTCTCCCCTTTCATTCAAGGAGTTCTTTCTGGGTCTGTAAATTTCATTCCTGGTCTGCAAACTGGCTCAGGTCTGGGAATTGATGGAGGGCCTCTGAGTCTCTATTTCTATGATTCAGGTTAGGCTTTCATTCATATGAGCTAGAATTTTTCTGCTTATATAGATCAATGAACAATTTAATAGGATTTCTATCTATTTTACCTCTATGAACACCATGATCAACTAGCCCACACCATAGGTCTGATTCAAATAATCTTATCCATatacaccctcacagacacagccaaaacaatgttttaattaaatatttgggAAGCCTATGACCTGGTtaagttgacacataaagttAACCATTGTGTCTCATTTATACTCACTGTCTTGGGGCCACAATCTGGAATAAGTCTTAGTTGAAATCACCTGCATAGATCAGCGGAGTTGCTGGGATGCAAATGTACACCAAGCAAGTCCTCACTGAGACATGTCACTAGAAGGAACAAAAatgtactattttaaaatgtggataaaaGATCTTCTCTGGAAAATCATCATCTATATTTATGCAACCTCTCACGTGTGGTTATGACACCTAAAAAGTGATGTAGATCCATCACATTTCTAAAAGGCTAATCTTACTGTTAGTGAACGACACGGACACAAAGAGTCCTTAGGAAAGTACAGATCTCCTTTTCAGCCATAATATCCTCCATCAATTCACAAGGTACTCTTTGGACATTGGGAGATTTTCATCTCTCATTCTACTTTCCCCACTAGCACATACACCTTTTTTTCCCGGTGATCCCTGTGGCTTTTTTTCCTCCCCTACCTACCCTCGGATTCAAATATGAAGTTTCTGGTCAGAGGCTTAAGGTTTTATGCATCACTGGAGAAAGCCTTAGGTCTCAAGACAATGCCCTGAAGCATCACACTGAGTTCATGGAATCTAAATCTAAACCAACTGGATCATTATTTtgacccagcaccatttactagCTGGGAATATACTTTGGGAAAGTTTCTTAAAATCTCTGTACCTaagttttcccatctataaaatataaataggagTAGTACTCAGCACAGCGTTGTCAAGATTGAATAATTAATGCATGTATAGCGTTTAAAATATCTGGCACAGGAGGtgctcaattttttttccataataaaacaTCTATAAAACTAATTCTCTTACTAGTTGGTATTATTCCTTATGGCATAAACTTGATCTAGTTTAGGCCACCAAAGTATCTCTCTTTATTCTGAATTAAACAAATTATCTCCCTGCTATCGACAGAACTGTGTCCACCtctaaattcatattttgaagtcCTAGTTCACagtgtgatgatatttggagatggagtttttgaAGCTATTGGGTTTAGATGATGATATGAGAATGAAGCTCTCATGATGGGATTAATGCCTTTATGTGAAAAGATACCAGAACTCTCTctcatgctctttttttttttttgtgtgtgtgtgtgtgtgtgtatgtgtgtgtgcgcacatgcgTGCACGTGCGTTCACATGCCTGTgggcacacagaggaaagacGTAGTGAAGACATAGAAATAATGCAGTCATTGGCAATCCAGGAAGCGAGCTCTCACAAGGAACCAAATTACCTGACACTTTGACCTTGGAATTCACAGCCTCCAaaagtatgagaaataaattggcACTGTTAAAAGGAAGCAGTCATTCTAATTTACCATAgtagcctgagcagactaatttACACTTTTTCTTCTTGCAGGTTGGGAAAGGGTCTGAGGTCATAAAAATCCCATCTGACCACAATGAAACAAAgtatctttttgttctttaaacataaaattccTAGGTAGTCCCAAAGGGAATATCTGATATCTATGTGTAAGTCCAAACATAGTAATTAGAGTGTTTATGTCAGAAGATACAATAGGAAATCCCTGGCGTTGCCTTTGTAGGTTCTGTAGAAGGGTCttctatcttatttttaaagtatactatACATGCAAGATTGTGCTGGTACTGCCTTAGAGTAGCGAAGAATTAGGATGATAACCAGCAGGACAATGCAATGAGAAAAAGAGTCATCATATACAGAAGCCCAGTCATGcagaaaaaaactaagaattcaacagatgcagaaaatcaGAGCTTGAGACCACTTCAGAATGATAGAAGCCCCAGTTGCTCCCCTTCCCTCCTGTTCACTTGCTCCTTCCAagaaatgtctggagacattgaGAGTGATGCTGGACTTTACCGTTATTCATGAGATAAGATTTAAAGACACCATTattctttatcatttaaaaaaacaaacaaacaaaaaaaagaaaactaggggATTTGGGGACCCCTAGGCAGGTGACATCTGGCCACAAGAGTTGACTGCTCTAACTCGGCTCCCAGAGTTGTTCTCCCCAGCGTAGGAATATGGATCTTTTTAAAGGCGGGCTTtgcaacagagaaaaataaaagaaactcaaaaaccaaaaaaaaaaaaaaaaaaattactttcagtTGCAATaagagaagaatgagagaaagaatacAGTATTTTTCTTGAAACTTTCCAGCATGGGAGTCAGAGAGAGGCTGTGAGGAAAGGCCTGATCCTCTTGACTGCGGGTCCGAGAACTTTGATCCCTTGGATCATCATGACTTCTCTGAAATACCCTACAATAGGAAGCTTGAAATTAAGGCTTAATTTAGAAGATTAATGAATACAAAGATATATATTATCCATAAACCACCTTAAGACTAGAGTACTTTCCATTAAAAGTGTAGGTTTTAgaacgggtgcagtggctcaagcctgtaatcccagcactttgggaggctgaggcgggtggatcacaaggtcaacagatcgagaccatcctggtcaacatggtgaaagcccgtctctactaaaaatacaaaaaaattagctgggcatggtggcgtgcgtctgtaatgccagctactcaggaggctgaggcaggagaattacctgaacccaggaggcagaggttgtggtgagccgagatcgtgccattgcactccagcctgggtaacaagagcgaaactctatctcaaaaaaaaaaaaaaagtgtaggttTTGGCAGAttggaaaataagaagaaatcCGAGGATATGGAAAAATTTTGAAGTACTCAACAGATACATGTCATCAATGTATGAACAGATTTATTAGCAAGAAACCAAGGAGTTCTACAGCCACACTGACATGGAGGAATTATAAAACAATGTCTGGACTGACTCAGTGTGACATTTCCAGTTTATAGCTAAGCTCATAGAAATACATTTAGCTTATAAAGAATCAACCAAAATGAACTCTGGATATGATGTAAACATAAAGCAAGACAAAGCATCTGGCCACAATGCTAAAAATGgcaataaaaggagaaataatacttattcctcttatttttattactacAATTCACTTAGCATCTACTACATTCCAGGTACTTTAAAATTCACTCACAATAACTGTATAACaatttttattctcataaaagaaatgtaatgtttttatatatgtaaattaatagGCAATTTAGTCTAGACCCCATAACTGGTAACTACAAGGGCTTAGGGTTCATTCTAGGTTTCTCTTCTCCAAAGAGTAAGTCTTCCACTGCATCAGTAGAATTAGCTTGCAtgaattaaagaataataaacattaaagCTACATTCCTGCCACTCGTCAGATAACAATTAGGACACTGTGCTAGTTAGTTGTCATGCTTAGAGGGAGAAAACGTGAAAATTAGGAAAGGTCTAGAGCCAAGTTAAAACCTGAATAATTAGGGTAAAATGGTGTTTTATAAAAGTATGTTGCAACGGAGTGTGCTTAACTTAGGGAATACTAACGCAACATCAGATGATGTTCATGAAGGATAGTCACCATTATGATTCAACATCCATAGGAAATTGAACAGAGATGGGTACattcagagaaaagaaactgTGAGGGAGGGGTGGTCTTTTCAAATGTTCTAACTGGCAAGTGGCTAAAGGCTGTCACATCATGAGGTTCAATTAAGGAAGACCTGATCTCCATAGGAAACACCAGAAAATGACAATGTACAGTTAAAAATAGACACAAATTGCTCTCTTcccttcattcttttcctttcaagATGAAAATACAGATCCTCCCATGAAGACATTAGGGGGCCTATTTTCTTCCCCTTCGAATCTGGGTTGTCTATGAAATTTGCTTGGCCAATATGACATTAGCACACATGACTCAGCAGAGGTTTGAAAAGTATTTGTGAATTGGAAGAGAACTGAGAGTCTGCCAACTGCCAGAAACGTGACTGAGTCCATCCTAACTCACGTAATTGGGCACTCCACCAGGTGACCACAGTTGCACAAGAGAGCCTGGTAGAGAAGTTCTGAGCAGCCCCAGACAAGACAAACCACACACAGGACCCACAGATATGTTAACAAAAGCCGGTAGTGGCTGCTGGAAGTAACTATATTTTGAGGGATTTGTTACAGTTAAGCTACTTAAATCAGGTGGCAAAAACGCAAAGGGACAGGAAAAATGGATGTTATCTATATTTCAAGAAGTGGTTAATTTCTTCTGTGGCCTGAGAGGTTTTTGCATTCTAGCTGTGTCCGAAGATAGGGAACTGGAATAAATGTGTATCTAGTTTTCTAGTTGCCATTGGGTAactaaaatgtctttttattttttctttttgagacagagtcttgctctgttgcccaggctggagtgcagtggtgcaatttcagctcaaggaagcctccacctcttgggttcaagtgattctcatgcttcagcctcccaagtagctggaactacaggcacgtaccaccacacctggctcatattttatatttttagtaaagacagggtttggtcaggctggtctcgaactcctgatgtcaggtgatctgcccacctcagcctcccaaaatgctgggattacaggtatgagccacagcacctggccctaaAATGTCTTTATATGTAGATCATCTAGTCCAGTCTGGTCAATGTATATATGAGGAATCGAAAAGCAGGAGAGGGgatgtgacttgcccaaagtcacataagTTCCTAACTGAACTGGGACTACTTGTCAGCTTCTCTGATCCCCAGTCCCAGGcattttaattatagccatcttGGAATCTTGAGCAGTCCTGAGATTCTATGACTCTGTGACTCTATGGTTCTATAATTCCAAGACAAAGCAAACGATTCCAGTGCTCCTGGCAGCCTTAGCACAAGAAACGAACATGGTCTAGACTGAAGTACCAATCAAATCCTTTCCTTTCAAATTATCAACGACACCATCATGGATTCAAGCACTGCACACAGTCCAGTGTTTCTGGTATTTCCTCCAGAAAGCACTGCTCCAGAAGATGAGTCAACAGACCTTTCAGCCATGACCTTTTCAACTCAAAGCCCCTTGCAAAAATTATTTGCTACAAAAATGAAAGTCTTAGGGGTAAGTAAGACTTGCCCCTATATATATTCTACTGAGGCAGGTAACAGGATAGGGTAATTATCTCTTGGCACTTGTTTTAAGGTAGGAGGCCATGCCAATTCTTCTTTAAGACAAAGTGAATATAGAGTGTTAGTGGGACATTTAGAGAGGATGGTTGGCAAGAACTAATAATGTGGGTCTGGACTTGACAAAAAATGCTGTCATTTAGGACTCACCTACTTAAAAAGTGAGACTACTCAGACTGAGAAGGTGGACTGAGAAGAAGAGAGCAGAGCACACAGATTCACATGTTGTACACCTTCCATTATTGCATGTTGTTCTCATTAGTCTTCCCTAGCGCTTGTCAAACCACTGCTTGATGTCACGGTGCATCACAAGAGTGGCtcagagagggagaaaaataaataaaccaaaaggATGAAGAGTGCTCTGGACCTGAGAGTGTGATAACACCTCAACAGGCTCAGAGAACTGGTCATCTCCAGGTGGGGCTCCTCACAGTCCAATCCTGCTGGAGGCCAAGCTGGTATAGTGATTTGGaattcagtgtttctcaaacattCGTAATTATGGGCTAAAGAGCTGAAGAGCTTATGAAGGCATGGATTTCCCAGCCTCACCTGGAGACTGTTCAGTTAGTATGGGATAGGGCCTGATAGTTCTCATTTCTAGCTCCCAGGTGATCCTGATGTTGCCAAACCATGGACTACATTTTCAGGAGTAATGATTTAGATCATTTTACCTACCACCAAATACTAGATAGAGGAATTAAGAAAGTACCCAAGAGCTGgggacgggtgcagtggctcacgcctataatcccaggtctctgggaggccaaggcaggtggatcgcaaggttaggagatcgagaccatcacggctaacatggtgaaaccctgtctccactaaaaatacaaaaaattagccgggcgtggtggcaggcacctgtagtcctagctactcaggaggctgaggcaggaatcacttggatccaggagtggaggttgcagtgagccgagattgagccactgcactccagcctgggtgacagagcgagacttcatctcaaaaaaagagaaagaaagtaccCAGGAGCATCATAAAGGGACTTCTATTATCCTTCCTCTATTTACCAAAAGAGAGTAATTGCCAAATCCTTTTAACCAAAAGAAGACCTTCTAAATAGAAGGGCACTTTGCTTTTCCTCACCGTAactttttcctctctttgcaGACTATCCAGATCCTGTTTGGAATTATGACCTTTTCTTTTGGAGTTATCTTCCTTTTCACCTTGGTAAAACCATATCCAAGGTTTCCCTTTATATTTCTTTCAGGATATCCATTCTGGGGCTCTGTTTTGGTGAGTATAGTCAATCAAGTTCAATTTGAAGCCCCGCCAACCAGGATGTTAGGGAATTCTTAGCAATGAAATAAGCTAGATCCAGTTGTATGATATACtttcaaaagcacaaaaatttaACATTGTTGAAATTATTTCCCCATTAATTTATCACAGTCACCGATACTCCACCATCAGGTCTTGAAGTTCCTTTGGGAATATTTCTTTTGCTTGACATTGTTAATTtggctattcattcattcaaaattagTTACCATCTATTATAAGCCAGATACACAGAGCAAGGCAATGAGCCTCTCCCTCAAAAACCTCTCAGGCTAGCAAGAAAACATGTAAACAGGTTACTTCAAGGCAGTGTGATAAATGTTATCACAGAGGTGCAGGAAGTGCTTATCTAAGCAGAGATGAAGGAACAGTTTATTCTTTACGGAAGTGAGTGGAGAGCATTTCTCAGATATACCTTTTGAGTGGCAGAGAGGTATCTATTCAACCCAATGTAGTCACAATCAATACCCATTAACTTAGGACCTAATTTAGTTGCAGATAATGGGCATGgcaataaattcagaaaaaagaaagcagtccCTGAGTTCAAGGTCTCAGTTGAGAGAGGAGTCAGACAATACCAGAGGGTATGATGAGGGAGAAAAGACATGGGGGCTGTCTCCATAGGAAAGGCACCAACAAAACAGAGAGGACATTGCCCAGAGACATTTTCAAGGGTTAGTGGTTCATCAGATGAGGGCACACACAGAAGATGGGAGTCGGGATGCCTGAGTGTAAGGGTTAGGGATGTCTTATTGCATGCCAAGAGAGAAATATGAGCAAAGGCTGAAGGAATGGGAGAGCATTTTCCATTACACGAAATATCAAAGTTCAGCACAGGGAGTGCGGATGGAAAGATGAGGCTGGAAAATACTCACAAATGGGCTGCAAATTTAAACATGGATGTGCTGTAATCAGCTTTGAAATTTCCACTAGACAATGATGCTACCACATGTAACCCACTTCCAAGAAAATTATTGGAGCTTTTAAAGAATTACCAGCACATTTTCTGAAACCCCACCTTATGTTCCCATCCAAGAGAACACACTGGAGTGTAGTAAGATGGAATCCAATCTTAATTATTATAAACTGACTTGACATCACTGTGTCATGAGATCAAAGCTGAGTCCACAATAGCTATAAAGGAACATGGATAAGCAAACCAAAGCactgtatcatttaaaaaaatgttaatgttcaAATAAATAGGACTAAAGCAGATTTCCAGTTCAGTGTTTTATCCACTAATCCATTTATGGAAACTCATATAAAGCAACTCACCCTTCTCACTTCCCTGAGGAGTATGCGAACTCAGAAGGTGGGCATGTAAAAGAAATGCATGGAAGTCTACTCTGTAAGAACTCAACATCAGCTAAACATGGCCATCACTAAGATATTTGTTCCTCTTAACAGTTCATTAATTCTGGAGCCTTCCTAATTgcactgaaaagaaaaaccacagaaaCTCTGGTGAGTTATATttctactttattaaaaatacattttgtaataaGTTACATTTCTactttatcaaaaatatatagcttttaaataaattatcctggccttgaaaaaaaaattaagccattaGGTCACCATAATTCCACAAACTATCAAGTATTGATACCAATAAACAGCATTTGCTTCCTGTTTTTCTAGAattataagccactgtgccagaagAGAAAGTCTTTCTACATCATCTagtttagttattattttatgtatgaagacactgaggcttagAATTGTTAAATAGCTTGTTCAAATTCCCAGCCAATTAATGGTAGAATTATTTCAATATTCCAGTgacttattcattattttttggtttttgggtaTTTACCAGGCACTTTGATAGGCACTACTTTGACTCATATAAAAGGCAAACTGTAGACAATCTAAACCATAAACAGAATATCAAAATAAAGAATACAGTGCTACTGAATGTAAAGATGTAGATAAGTTATAAGTAGAATGTTTTTACTTTACTCAAATATTGAAGACATAAGATATTACTATGCCAATACATGATTTTAGCAAAGGACTGAAAATCCTTAGTTTGTCATTTTAGGAAGAAATTACAATGGCAGAGAAGTGCAGCATTTAGTTAAACATAGGAGTCTTAAAACAAAAGTGTAGACCATGACTTTCACCAGAGCATCAAAATGCAATTGTCGTAGGCACACCCTTCCTCCCACCTGAGTGAGAGTTAACTTATGCATAGAATATGGGGAATGGAAGTTCACCAGCTCCCTCATTGGATAGATGACGGCCTGAAGCCCAAAGATGTGAAGCAAAGCACATAGGAGCACACAGCTGCCTCGTGTCACTGTGATGTTGTGACTAAGATCCTGCTCTCCATTCTCTGCACTCACTGCTTTGTTTATAGTACAGTCTGGGCCTAAGTCACATTGTTATGTTCTTATTCTATTTCAGATAACACTGAGCCGAATCATGAATTTTCTTAGTGCCCTGGGAGCAACAGCTGGAATCATTCTCCTCACATTTGGTTTCATACTCGATCAAAACTACATTTGTGGCTATTCTCACCAAAATAGTCAGTGTAAGGCCATTACTGTCCTATTCATGGTAAGTATGTTGATTTATATAGTGAggagtaaatagaaaatatttattagcaCTCAATCAGCACCATCCAGATAATGTTGTGGatacacatgtattttcttttactgaaaaacatttatgaaatcCATAATATTTGATAGACATTATACCGGGCATtgtggaagagaaaaacaaacacattgtAACTCCCACCTTTAGGAATTCACAGGAGCACAAGAGATAAAACATATACACAAATCAGggtaatacaaatataaaatgacatactGAAAAATTAAAGGTACAGCAGTATGGCTGCAGTTCATGGTTCTATATGTACATTAGAATCACAGTggcatgttttcagtttttgatcTGGTTTTAACAGGATGAACTTCTGATAAGGAATGATAAGATTGAAAAGAGGCATTTATTTCACCTGCTTTCAAAATACTACTAAGATTAGCGTAAAAGAATATAAGctggtcaggagatcgagaccagcctgaccaacatggtaaaacctcatctctactaaaaatataaaaattagccgggtatggtggcacatgcctataatcccagctactcgggaagctgaggcaggagaatcgtttgaacccagaaggtggaggttgtagtgagccgaatttatgccactgcactccagcctgggtgacagagtgagactccatctcaaaaaaaaaaaaaaaaaaaaagaatgtaaaagggTTGATCCAcatggagagaaaaagggagtTAACAAACTCATCAAAAATTGCTGAGGAAATTGAAAACACACTCCCTATGGCAAAGGGGTTCCTAATAGAAGATATTTCTTATGGCAGAGCCTAAGAAATACTTGACATTTGAATGCACCAAGTTCATAGAAAGCaggactgaggccaggcacagtggctcacatctgtaatcccaggctgaggtgggcagatcataaggtcaggagatcaagaccagcctggccaacatgatgaaatcattagtgtctactaaaaatgcaaaaattagctgggtgtggtggcacacttgtaatcacagctactcaggaggctgaggcaggacaattatttgaacccaggagtcggaggttgcagtgcaccgagattgcaccactgcactccaacctggtgacagagcaagactctgtctcaaaaaaaaaaaaaaaaagaaagaaagaaagcaggactGAAGAGCAGCAAATAGGGAGACTGGTTATGGTGATGGATATTTGGATCAActcttctctgaaaaaaaaaagttttatattaaaagacaaaacaaaacaaacttaaaGGTGTTAAAAAGCTAAAACATCAGCTGGAACTACTAGATCAATTTTTAGATGAAAGCCTGCAACCTAAAATTTACAAGTGGAATTCTGAAGAGCACCGAAACTGCTTATACCTTCAGCCCTATTTGCCAGTGATACCCATCTGGAATCCAATCTCTGGCCCGTGTAgactgaaagagaaagaagtcaagGCTTTATTCACGTCCACTCAAGGGACCAAGACTTAAAAGAGACTTTCTCCACATTAAACTAGGTCTTTGATAGGGtactaaagtttaaaaagaaaaagtatttgaaaagtgGCCACAGACCAAATCCCTCAAGAACCTCCTCACATGTTCTGATCCCCACTGACCTTTGCTAAACATTAACTGGGTGAGCCAAATACTCCACCTGAATTTTGTCTTTGTACGTGGTGCCTCTTGCTTCTGACAGAAGCAAAACCAAAGTCTATCTAGTAGAAAAACATCACTAACCTTAAGAAATTCCTATCAAATTTTCCATTGAAAATTAACAGTAAGCACTCAAAgaggcataaaaataaataagacaacaCGAATAACAACTAATAGAAACAGaatataacaaaagcaaaaataaatttctgatagTAAGTGTATtagaagagattttaaaacaacaatacttatcatgttttaagaaatacacaataaactttaaaatacctcagggaatataaaattataaaaagcaaaatagaagATGTCCTATTTAGAActattatgtacccataaaaatagaaaatcaaaaaa
Encoded here:
- the MS4A5 gene encoding membrane-spanning 4-domains subfamily A member 5 — its product is MDSSTAHSPVFLVFPPESTAPEDESTDLSAMTFSTQSPLQKLFATKMKVLGTIQILFGIMTFSFGVIFLFTLVKPYPRFPFIFLSGYPFWGSVLFINSGAFLIALKRKTTETLITLSRIMNFLSALGATAGIILLTFGFILDQNYICGYSHQNSQCKAITVLFMGILITLMTFSIIELFISLPFSILGCHSEDCDCDQCC